Genomic segment of Vicinamibacterales bacterium:
TCGAGTGGCGCTTCCGGAGACGATGGTCCTCGGCGACAACCCGTTCGCCGTGCGCGGCGCCCTGCTGACGCACCCGGCGCTCCAGGTCGTGGCGGCGCGGCAGGAAGGTGTCGAACACCCGGCGATGATGGTGGCGCTCGCGCGCCGCGAGAAGGCGCGGAAAGGGGCCGGAGACGAGCGCGACTTCGTCGCGTCGCTCGAGATCCGCTGCGAGGTCGGTCACGGCGTCGAACCGGACGACCTCGATCGCGTCCATGATCTCGTCGTCCGAACGCGGCAGTTCACGACGACCGGACGTCAGTTCACGCGAGAAGCGCTCGCGGCCATGGACGGCGCCGCGGGCGGACGCGTGTTCACGTTGCGCGTCGAGGACCGCTTCGCCGACTACGGGCTCGTCGGCGTCGCGGTCGTCATCGGCTCGGTGCTCGAATTGCTCCTGCTCAGCTGCCGCGTCGTGGGCCTCGGCGTGGATCGGGCCTTCCTTCGCGTCATCCTCCAAGAGGTGTCGGAGGAACACGCAACCATACGCGCCCGGCTGCTGATGCTCGCCGAGAATGCGCCGGCGCGAGGGTTGTTCAGGAACAATGGCTTTCGTCAGGTGGACGACGGCACGTGGGAGATCGCACGCGACGGCATCCCGGCGCCCGGAGCACCGCCATCGCCGGAGGCCATCCGGGTGACGGTGCGCGGGGCCGTGTCGCCCCGGGATCTGGCACCTGGCGCGTCGCACGTGGTGGGAGACTGATCCATGCTCCGCTCGGACATCGAAGCGATCGTCCTCGAGACGATCCGCACGACGAACCTCGCGCGGGACCCCGGCCAGCAACTCGAGGTGTCGCCGGCTGCCCGGATCTTCGGCCGCGGATCGGCGCTCGATTCGATGGGGCTCGTGACGCTCCTGCTGGACGTCGAGGAGGCCCTGGGCACGGCGGGTCAGGACATCACGCTCACGGACGACCGGGCGATGTCGCAGTCGCGCAGTCCCTTCCGGAGCGTTCCCGCGCTCGTGGAATACATCGCCGTTCTGCTGGGAGAAGCTCCATGTCCACCGGCCGCCGCATCCTGATTACCGGCGCCAGCCGAGGCCTTGGCCTCGCCATGGTTCGCCACCATCTGGACCGCGGGGACATCGTCCTCGGCTGCGCGAGGAGCGGCACCGAGGTGACGCACCCGGGCTACAGCCACCTGCAGCACGACGTCTGCAAGGAATCCGAGGTCGACGCCCTCTTCAAGGAGGTACGGGCACGGGGCGGCCTGGACGTCCTCATCAACAACGCCGGCGTGGCCGGCATGAACGCGGTGGCGCTGACGACGGCCGACGCGGCCCGGCGGATCATCGACGTGAACGTGCTGGGGACGTTCCTGTGTTCGCGCGCGGCAATCCGGCTGTTGCGCGCGTCGCCGGCCGGGCGGATTGTGAACGTCACGTCGGTCGCCGTGCCGCTCCGGCTCGAGGGCGAGGCGATGTACGCCGCTGCCAAGAGCGCCGTCGAGACTTTCACGCGGATCATCGCCCGCGAGGTGGCGCCGCTCGGGATCACGTGCAACGCCGTCGGACCCTCGCCGGTCCGCACGCGGCTGACGGAAAGCGTGCCGAAGGAGAAGATCGAGGAACTGCTCGGGCGTCAGGCCATCCCGCGCTGGGGTGAACCGGCCGACGTCATCAACGTCGTGGACTTCTTCCTCAGACCGGAGAGCGCCCTCGTCACCGGGCAGGTCGTCTACCTCGGAGGCGTCGGATGACGTGCGTGGACTTCCTGCTCGCGCGGATGGCGGAGCACGCTGATGCGCTGGCGGTTGCCGCCGGCGACACCACGTGCACGTATCGCGAGATCCTCGAAGAGACGGCGACCTGGCGTGAGCGCGTGGAGAAGGCCGGCGTGCCGCGCGGGGCCGTGGTCAGCGTCGAAGGAGATTACGGCGTCGGACCGATTGCGGCGTTCCTTGCACTGGCCGAGCGCGGCGCGGTGATCGTGCCGCTCTCCCCGGACTCGGCCCAGCACCTGGACGAGTTCCTGCAACTGGGTCAGGTCGAGTTCCGCCTTCGCGCGGCAGACAGCGCCGAGGCGCAGCCAACCGGCCGCCGTGCGGGCCACGCCTGCTACGACACGCTCTGTCAGCGCCGGGTGCCGGGGCTCGTGCTGTTCACGTCGGGCTCCACGGGCCGTCACAAGGCGGCCGTGCACGACCTCGCTCGCCTGTTGAGAAAGTTCGAGACACGGCGCCACCGGCGCCGCACGCTGGTGTTTCTCCAGTTGGATCACATCGGCGGTGTGAACACCCTCCTCTACACGCTCTCGAACGGCGGCGCCGTGGTCGCTCCACCGGATCGGTCCCCGGCGTCGGTCGCGGCCTGCATCGAGCGGTACGCGGTCGAATTACTGCCCACGTCGCCGACCTTCCTCAATCTGCTCCTGCTGTCTGGCGAGCACGAACGTCGAGACCTGTCGTCGCTCACCCTGATTACCTACGGCACGGAGGCAATGCCGGAGAGCACCCTGCGAAAGGTGGCGACCGCGTTCCCCCGGGCGAAGCTGCAGCAGACCTACGGCCTCACCGAGGTCGGCATCCTGCGGTCGCAGTCGCGCGGTTCCGATTCGCTCTGGGTTCGCGTGGGCGGGGAGGGCTACGAGACCAAGGTGGTCGACGGACGGCTCTGGGTCCGGGCCGAGTCGGCCATGCTCGGCTACCTGAATGCACCGAGCCCGTTCGACGCCGATGGCTTTCTCGATACCGGCGACCGGGTGGAGGTGGACGGCGAGTGGCTGCGGATCCTGGGCCGCGAGAGCGAGATCATCAATGTTGGCGGGAACAAGGTGTATCCGGCCGAGGTCGAGGACGCGCTGCTCGATCTGCCCGGCGTGAGGGACGCGGTTGTGCACGCCGAGCCGAATCCCATCACCGGGCAGATCGTCGCGGCGACGGTCGTGCTCGACGACCGAAGCGAGCCGGTCTCCGCGTTCAAGCTGCGGATGCGTCAGGGGCTCAAGCCGCGCCTGCCGGCGTGGAAGATTCCAGCCAAGGTGATCCTCGCGGACGGCCCGCTTCACTCGTCGCGCTTCAAACGGATGCGGGGCGCGGCGTCGCGCGAGCAGGAAAGGACGCGTTGACAAGGAAAGGACGCGTCCTTGACACCTCGGGACCCACGTTGTAACCTGCCCCGGGTCCGGCACAGCTTTGGGCTCAATCTGCACAAGTCAGTGTCAACGTCAGTGTCCGACACACGGAGGACGCTCATGGTCTCCAAGCTCGCGCGGCTGGCGCTACCGACGGTGGTGGCGCTTGTTCTGCCGTGGTTGGCGTCGGCGCAGCCTGCCAAGCCGCAGGCGCAGCCATCCAAACCCGCCGTTGCCGCCCAGGCGCTTCAGGCGCCGGCCGCGGAGGGTGCCTACCGGCCTCCGGTCGTCCAGTTCGATCCCAAGGGCCTCTCACTGCTCGACGCGGTCCGCCTCACGCTGGTGAACGATCCGAACGTGAAGCTGCGTGACACGGATGTCGAGCGGCAGTTGGGGGTCTTCCGGGAGCAGCGTGGGTTCTTCGACCTGACGCTGAAAGGCAAGGGAGACTTCCAGTACGTGCGGAGCGAGCTGCGCGATACGGACAAGCGCAACGAGCAGTTCAAGCGTGACCAACTCGACGACGGGATTGCCCAGGGTCAGAAGCTGCTGGCGAGCCTCAACCCCGCCGTCACCAACCTGAACAACCCGAAGCTGGTGACCGATCCGAAATCGGTTGACCTGCAGGCGAACGTGTCCGACACGGACGTGAAGACGGAGCTGTCGATGATCCAGTCACAGCTCTTTCTGATCAAGGACATGCTCGACAAGACGACGGATCCGACCACCAGGAAGGATCTGACCGACCTGCGCGACAAGACCATCAGCAACGGCCTGCAGCGGTTCAACGCGGCGCGGGACGCGACCAACAAGGCGGTCGCGGACACGATCGTCCTGCGCAGGAATCTGGGCGCCACGCCGCAGGATCGCTTCGACCGCAGCTCGAACGTCCGGTTGGACTTCACCAGGCCGACGCGCTCGGGCCTCGTGCTCAATCCGTTCGTGACGCTCAACTACACGGCGGCGAACTACGTCGGGAAGGACAGCTGGGACCCGAACTTCGGCGGCCTCGGCGTCAAGGACTTCTACAAGGGTGAGATCGGCTTCGACCTCACGGTGCCCCTGCTCCGCGGCCTGGGCAAGGACGACTCGGGAGCCACCGAGATGGCCGCGGCGCGCGACCTCGAGTCGGTGCGCTGGACGCTGGTCAACGAGAAGGCGCGGAGCGTGCTGAATACGGCGCTGGCGTACTGGGAAGCGCGGGCGGCCACCGAACTGGTGGACGTCGCGAAGCGGTCGGTGGACATGCAGTCCCAGATGGCGGACCTGGTGAAGAGGCTGGTGGCGGCGCAGGAGAAGGCGCGCACCGACGAGACCCGGGTCACGGCCAGTCTGGCCGATTCGCAGGCGCGGCTCGAGTCCGCCAACCGGCGCCTGGCCGAGGCGCGCGTGAACCTCGCGCGGGTGATCGGCGTGGCGGTGGGTGATGCCGGCTCGATCCCCCTCGCGGGCGATCCGTTCCCACGCCCTGGCGCGTTCACGGTGGACGCGGCGAGCCTCGCCGAGTTGACGAAGGCGGCGATCGCCGGGCGGCCCGACCAGATGGCGTTTGTCAAGACCGAGGAAGGAAGCAGGATCCTGTCGCGCGGCGCCAAGCTCGAGACGCGCCGGCAGCTGAACCTGAACCTGTCGGGATGGGGGAATTCGACGAGCGAGGATTCGCCAAAGTTCGGGCGCTGGGTGTTCCGGAGCGGCAGCGTGGGGCTCGACTTCGAGGTGCCGTTTGCGAACAACACGGCGCTGGGGCGTTACGACCAGGCGATGGCGGCCCTCCACCAGGACTCGATCAATACCGCCGATTCCTCGCGCACCATTGCCCTCAGCGTCTACCGCGTGGCCGAATCGCTGCGGCTGGCCGCCGAGCGGGTGAAGTGGGCGGAAGAGGCGGCGCTCGCCTACGAGAAGACCATCCAGGACGAGCAGGCGCGGATGAAGATGGGCGACTCGACGCTCATCGATACGATTCTCACCGAGCAGCAGACGACGGCGGCGCGGACCGCCTTCGTGCAGGCGCTGCAGGATTACGCGAGCCTGCTGGCCCGGCTGCGCTACGAATCGGGCACGCTGATTCGCGACGTCAACGGCCAGACCTCCGTCGCGCTCGAAAACCTCCTGACGGTGCCGTTGTCGCTGCAGAAGACGTCTCCAGCGAGGTAACGAACCATGTCACACATCCTTCTCCTTCTCCGACGAACGGGATGGGGTGTCGCATGGTTTGCGGTTGCGTGGCTGTCGGCCACCGCCGCGCCTGCGCAGACCCCGAAGGTCGTGAACCTCGATGAGGTGGTGAAGGCGACGCTCGACCGGTCTCCCGACGTGCTGGTCGCACGTGAGGATATCGCCGGGCGGACGGGCCGGCTGCGCGAGACGAAAGGGGCGTTCGACTCCACCCTGCACCTCGGCGCGACCTACCAGCACACCGACACCTACATTTCCGGCACCTGGTGGAACGAGGAGTACAAACGGCGGACGCAGTTCGAGCAGGCGCACGCGGCGTTGACGCTGATCCGCCAGCAACTGGCCGACGCCATTGCACGAGGATCGGCAGTCAAGCCGGTCTGCCCTCCCGGGTCGACCTTCGTGCCGCTCGACGCCACGGTGCCCGGTCAGCTCCCGCGGCCGGTCTGCACACCGGTGACGTCGGATCCGTTCGCGGCCGACCTGTCGACACTCGATCCTGCGAACTTCGACATCACCAGGTTCTACATGCCGGCGTCGCCCACGCGCGACCCGATGTCGGCCCTCGAGTTCACCAGGAAGTACGCGCAGATCAACGGCCTCCCGATCAACACGTTCGTCGAAGACTCGAAGCAGCGCGGCTATGACGAACTGCTGAAGAGCTACTCGCTCGTGAGCGAATACGAACTGCGCACGCAGATGGGCCTGGATCGGCTCGGGCCGTTCCCGTCGTTCGAAGTCCGCAACACGGTCCGGCTCAACGGCGACTTCACCAAGCCGCTTCGGAGCGGCGGGTACGTGCAGGTCTCGGCGTACGTGGACGGCGTCGAGAACAGCTTCCGGGGGAAGCCGCTCGATCCGAAGTTCGGCGGCAAGGAGCTCCAGAATCGCTTCCGGGGTCACGTCGAAGGGGTGTGGTCCCAGCCGCTGCTCCGCGGCCGCGGAGCCACCAGCGTCATCGCACCCGAGCGGTCCGCCGCGGCGAACCTGCAGGCCGGGCGGTTCAGCTACCTGCACACGGTGTCCAAGAGCGTGCTGGACTCGACGATCGCGTACCTGGACCTGCTGGCGGCCGAGCAGTCGCTCGCGCTCCTGCAGGACTCGCTCACGGCGCAGCGGCGGATGCTCGACGCCAACACGCGGCTGGCGGCGGCGGGTGAGGTCGCGCGCAGCGACGTCAACCGTATGCAGGCGCGCGTGGCGGACGTCGAGGTGAGCGTCGCGCAGGCGCGCCAGGATCTGATCAGCAAGCAAACGGCGGTGGCGGTCAAGGCCGGCATGCGCGCGGAGGACATCGCCGCGCAGATCAAGGCGGGCGAGAAGTACCCGGACGAGCCGCTGCCGGTCGATGTGGACGCGGTCGTCCGGGCAGGAATCGTCAGCCGGAACGACATCCGTGCGGCCGATGCCTCGCGCCGGAGCGCGCGGGTGCTGCTCGACGCCGCCGTATTCGACGCGAAGCCGCGCCTCGACATGCAGGTGCGGGCGGGGATCACCAACGTCTACTACAGCCCGTACTTCCGCGTGTTGATTGACGAGTTCAACCGCTGCACGTCGGACTGGTCGGTCACGCGCGGGGTCTCGTGCTACGAGCCGAGGGATACGCCGGTCAACTACTTCAACGTCGTCGGCGTGGGGCGGGCCTACGGCACGCACTGGTCGCCGACGGCCGCGATCCAGTTCAAGTTCGAACTGCCGTTCGGCAACAACACGTTGATGGGCCGCGTGGAGAAGTCGCGGGCCGCCGTTCACCGCGCCGACATCCAGGTGATGGACCTCGGCCGCGTCGCGACCGAGAACATCGCCCAGAATGCTGCGTCGCTCCAGAAGGCCAGGGACGAGTGGGTGCGGCGCCGTGAGGCGGTGGAACGGTACACGACATCGTGGACCGACACCGACAAACGGCGGGCGGCGGGCGACATGACCCTGATCGACACCCTGCTCACCGAGCAGGATCTCACCAACGCTCGCCTGTCACTCGTGCAGGCGCAACACGACTACGCTGCCGCCCTGGCGCGCCTGCGCTACGAAACCGGCACGCTCGTCGTGGTGCGCAACGACCGGCCGGAACCTGATTTGAGCGGACTGGTCATCAAGTAGCCGCCAACCGGCCGAGCGGTCGAGAACGGGTCGGCCGGGCGCCCTCGGGCGCCCGACCGGTCACCCGGATATCCAGGGAAGGGGAGGAAGCCGTGCAAGGAGGCATGTTCCGCAAGGCTGCCATCGACAAGGTGTCTTCACCGGAACAGCTCGATCTGCTGATGCAGGTTACGTCTCCGATCGGCTGGCTCGCGCTCCTGACCGTCGGTGTGGTCCTGATCATCGCCGGCTTCTGGAGCGTGCTCGGGTCGATTCCGGAACTCGTGGACGGCAACGGCACGCTGTTCCGCGGCGAGCGCCTCATCGAGGTCAAGGCGCCGGCGTCCGGCCGGTTGCTGCAGTTCAACGTCAATTCCGGAATGAAGCTCCAGGCCGGGCAGGTCATCGCAAAGGTGAAGCGAGACCAGGACAGCATCGAGCAGAAATCGGCCGACCAGCTCACGATCGCCAAGAACGAGGCGATGGTCGAGTCCAAGCGCGGCGAGATCGGCAACCTGCACCAGCAGCGCAACATGCAGGCGAGTCTGGTGGCCCAGGGCCTCAAGGCGGCCAACTCGCTGCTCGACTGGGACCGCCGCATCATCCAGGCCGAGGGCGAGCTGAACTCCATCGAGAAGGAAACGCGCGTCCTCCAGGCGCGCATGTCCTCGACGACCGACATCACGACCCCCGAAGGCGGGCGCGTCGTCGAGGTCATCAAGACGACCGGGGACTCCATCCGCGAAGGCGAACCGATGCTGCGGCTCGAGCCCGACACGACGGGGTCGCGCCGGCAGTTCTGCGGGGGCAACACCCACGTGATCCTCTTCGTGCCGGCGCAACTGGCCGGGAAGGTGCGTCCCGGCCAGGATGCCCACGTGTCGCCGCTCGACGTGAAGAAGGAGGAGTACGGCTACATCGTCGGGAAGGTGGAGTGGATCTCGTCGTACGCCGCGTCGCCCGAGGACATGCGCGAGAAGCTGAAGAACGACCAGTTGGTGAAGTCGTTCAGCGGCTCCGGTCCGGTGTTCGAGGCACGCGTGTGCCTCGAGGCGGATCCGAAGAACAAGGCAAACGGCTTCCGGTGGTCGTCCTCGGGGCCGGACAAGCCCATCGATACCGGCGGCGCGTGCACGGCGTCGCTGGTGGTGGACTCCAAGCAGCCCTACACCTACATCATCCCGATGGTCCGCCGCACGGTCGGCCTCTAGGCGAAGGAGCAGCATGAGCGGCGAGCCCGAGACACCGGCTGCCCCCGAGACGCCTGCGATTCCGAAACCGCCGAACCGGCGGGTGAAGGCGCCGACCCTCCTCCAGATGGAGGCGGTCGAGTGCGGCGCGGCGGCGCTCGGCATCGTGCTCGGCTACTTCGGGAAGACCGTGCCGCTCGAGGAACTGCGCGTCGAGTGCGGCGTGTCGCGCGACGGCAGCAAGGCGAACAACGTCCTCAAGGCGGCGCGCAAGTACGGCCTCACCGCGAAGGGTTTCAAGTACGACGAGCTGGCGAAGCTCTACGATCTGCCGCTCCCCATCATCCTGTTCTGGAACATGAACCACTTCCTCGTCCTGGAAGGGTTCAGGGGCGGAAAGGCGTACCTCAACGACCCGGCCCAGGGGCCGCGCAAGATCACGATGGAGGAGCTGAACTCCTCCTATTCGGGCGTCGTCCTCACGTTCGAACCGGGGCCCGAGTTCTCCAAGGGCGGCGACAAGCCGAGCATGCGCCGCGCGCTCACGCGGCGGTTGTCCGACTCGAAGCTGGCGCTGCTCTACGTGATGCTCTGCGGCCTGTTTCTCGTGGCGCCCGGCCTCGTGGCGCCGACCTTCACGCGGATCTTCATCGACGACTACCTGATTGGGAACCGTGAATACGTCGTGAAGCCGCTTCTGTGGAGCATGGGCATCACGACGGTCTTCATGATGCTCCTGACCTGGCTGCAGAAGTACTACCTGCTGCGCCTCGAGACCAAGCTCTCGCTGCTGCACTCCAGCCGGTTCTTCGCGCACCTGCAACGCCTGCCGATTCCGTACTTCGTCCAGCGGTACGCCGGGGAAATCGGATCGCGCGTGGCGATCAACGACCGGGTCGCGAACGTGATCGGCACGAAGCTCACGAGCACGACGATCGACCTGTGCGTCGTGTTCTTCTACCTGGCGTTGATGCTCTGGTACGACGTGCCGCTGACGCTGGTCGTCGTGGCGGTCACCGCGCTGAACGTCCTCTCGATCAAGCTCGTCGCGCGGATCCGCACAGACGTCAGCCGCCGGCTGCTGCTCGACAAGGGCAAGCTGCAGGGCACGGCGATGGGCGGCCTGCAGATGATCGAGACGCTGAAGGCGACCGGTGGCGAGGCCGAGTTCTTCGCGCGGTGGGCGGGCTATCAGGCGAAGTCGCTCCTTGGCGACCAGACGCTGTCGCTGCTGTCCGAAACGACCTCCGCCGTCCCGGTGGCGGTCACCAGCCTCGCGACGATGACCGTCTACGTGATGGGCGGCTACCGCGTGATGAGCGGCGTGATGACCGTCGGCATGCTGGTCGCCTACCAGACGCTCGTCGGCAGCTTCACGCGCCCGCTCAGCAACCTCGTCAACTTCAGCGGCATGCTGCAGGAGCTCGAAGGCGACATGAATCGCCTGGACGACGTGCTGCGGTACCCGCGCGATCCGCAGTACACCCGCCAGATTCCCGAGCGAACGGCCCAGGACGATTCCGCCGTCAAGCTGAGCGGCCGTGTCGAGCTGCGCGATATCGCGTTCGGCTACAGCCCGCTCGACCCGCCGCTCATCGAGGACTTCAACCTGACCATCGAGCCCGGACAGCGCGTCGCGCTCGTCGGGGGCAGCGGCAGCGGGAAGTCCACGGTCGCCAAGCTCGTCTCGGGCCTGTACGAGCCTTGGAAGGGGCAGGTGCTCTTCGACGGCGTGCCACGCACGGAGCTGCCGCGCGCGCTCATCACCAACTCGGTGGGCGTCGTCGATCAGGAGGTGTTCCTGTTCGGCGGCACGATCACCGAGAACGTGTCGATGTGGGACAACACGCTGTCGGCGAGCCGCATCGCCCAGGCGTGCCGCGATGCCGCGCTCGAGGACGTCATCGAGGGGCGCGAAGGGCGGTACGAATCGATCATCGACGAGGGAGGCAAGAACCTGAGCGGCGGCCAGCGTCAACGCCTGGAGATTGCCCGTGCGCTGGCCGGCGAGCCGTCCATCGTCATCCTGGACGAGGCCACGAGTGCGCTCGACCCGACCACCGAGACGCTGATCGACGAGAGTCTGCGCCGGCGCGGCTGCACCTGCATCATCATCGCGCACCGGCTCAGCACGATTCGCGACGCCGACAAGATCCTCGTCATGCAGCGTGGCAAGGTCGTGCAACAAGGGACGCACGACGAGATGAAGGTCATCGACGGCCCGTACAAGTCTCTGATCAGCGTCGGGTAGCCCTCGGCCCAGAGCCCAGAGCCAACGATGGAGTAACCGCCATTTCCGTCACACAGGAACGCCTCCTTCGCATCGTGTCGTCCCCGCAGCCCGGGCGGGAAGGGTGGGAACTGCCCATTGGGCGCGACGGCGTCACGATCGGGCGGGCCGACGACTGCACCGTCGCGTTGGCCGACGGGCAGGTGTCGCGCCGGCACGCGCGCATCGAGTCGCGCCCGGACGGCGTGTTCCTGATCGACAATCAGAGCGGCAACGGCACCTGGGTCGGCGACGCGCAGGTGTCCGAGGTGCGTCTGGCGCACGGCACCCGGTTCCGCATCGGCGATACGGTGTTCGAGTTCGTGGCGCCGCCGCCTCTTGTTGAAGAACAAACGCTCGTCATCAGCCTGCCGGCGCAGCCCCCCATTCCGGTGGTTCCCGAGACCCACGCGCGCGAGTTCATCGTCAAGGTCGTGGCCTCCAAGGGTGGCGAGGCCGTGGGCGCCGAGTACCGCGTGACGGGCACGGCGACCATCGGGCGTGGCGACGACTGTGCGGTGGCGATCAAGGACAACAGTGCCTCTCGCCGCCACGCGACCGTCGAGGCGCTGGAGGACGGCCGCTTCCGCATCGTCGACGCGAGCAGCGTCAACGGCCTGTGGATGGGAGAGCGGCGCGTGAAGGACGAAGTGATCGACGCGGGGCAGCAGTTCCGCGTCGGCAATACGTTCTTCGAATGCCAGCTCCCGGCGGCACCGACGCCCGAGTCCGAAGGCACGATGATGATGGCGGACCTCGGCTCGCTGATGGCCAAGGTGGCCCAGCAGCGGATCGAGGACGCGGGAGAAGTGGTGTCGATTGCCGGCAACCAGGCGATCCTGCTCGACGATCAGCGCGTTGCCTACTACGTCGTCTCCGGCAAGGCCGAGGTGTTCACCGTCCAGGTCAAGGACGGGAAGCCGTTCGGCGCCCGCAGTCACTTCCTGACCGTCGATCACGGCGAGGCGTTCTTCGGCGTGACCCAGAGTTTCTCGGAGGATGGTTTCCTCGCCACCTCCAAGAGTGGTGTCGACATCCGGCGGATACCGCGCGAGGAACTGACCCGGCTCGCCGCCGAGGATGCGGACCTCGCCGCGCAGGTGGCCAAGCTGGTTGACGGCTGGGTGTCGGGCCTGTCCACCCGGCTCACGCGCGACATTTCGTCCAGGCCGTTCGCCGACGTCACGCTGCAGGCCGGCGCCCAGGCGTCGGTCGCGGCCGGGAATCGCGCGCGTCCGGGCGAAGGCGTGGCCTGGGTCCCGGCCGAACCCGACCGCCTGCTCTTCATCGGCCTCTCCACGCTCTCGCCGGACGAGACCGTCCTGTTCCCGCTCGGCGCCTCCACGTGGATCGAACTGGCGGGCGAGGAAGCCGAGACCATGGCCGTGACGCCGGTTTCGACGACCGCCTTGCTGGTCAATCCGGCGCTGTGGACCGGCCTCGACTACTTCCACCAGGTGCTGTGCGAGTGCGAGTTCATCAACAAGCGCCTCGCCCTGCTGGACGAATACGACCGCATCGGCCGAAAGAGCGACGAGTCGGATCGGGCGCGCAGCGACGCGATCGACGCGATCGGCGCCGTGCTCGCCGGCAAGCACACCGAGCCGAGCAGTCTGTCGAGGGTCGGCGGCGGCCAGCCGCTGGTCGAGGCGTGCCGGCTCATTGGCGATTGGCTGGGGGTCAAGATCGTCAACCCGGCCGGGGGAACTGCCGA
This window contains:
- a CDS encoding acyl carrier protein; the encoded protein is MLRSDIEAIVLETIRTTNLARDPGQQLEVSPAARIFGRGSALDSMGLVTLLLDVEEALGTAGQDITLTDDRAMSQSRSPFRSVPALVEYIAVLLGEAPCPPAAAS
- a CDS encoding TolC family protein, with amino-acid sequence MVSKLARLALPTVVALVLPWLASAQPAKPQAQPSKPAVAAQALQAPAAEGAYRPPVVQFDPKGLSLLDAVRLTLVNDPNVKLRDTDVERQLGVFREQRGFFDLTLKGKGDFQYVRSELRDTDKRNEQFKRDQLDDGIAQGQKLLASLNPAVTNLNNPKLVTDPKSVDLQANVSDTDVKTELSMIQSQLFLIKDMLDKTTDPTTRKDLTDLRDKTISNGLQRFNAARDATNKAVADTIVLRRNLGATPQDRFDRSSNVRLDFTRPTRSGLVLNPFVTLNYTAANYVGKDSWDPNFGGLGVKDFYKGEIGFDLTVPLLRGLGKDDSGATEMAAARDLESVRWTLVNEKARSVLNTALAYWEARAATELVDVAKRSVDMQSQMADLVKRLVAAQEKARTDETRVTASLADSQARLESANRRLAEARVNLARVIGVAVGDAGSIPLAGDPFPRPGAFTVDAASLAELTKAAIAGRPDQMAFVKTEEGSRILSRGAKLETRRQLNLNLSGWGNSTSEDSPKFGRWVFRSGSVGLDFEVPFANNTALGRYDQAMAALHQDSINTADSSRTIALSVYRVAESLRLAAERVKWAEEAALAYEKTIQDEQARMKMGDSTLIDTILTEQQTTAARTAFVQALQDYASLLARLRYESGTLIRDVNGQTSVALENLLTVPLSLQKTSPAR
- a CDS encoding SDR family oxidoreductase, with the translated sequence MSTGRRILITGASRGLGLAMVRHHLDRGDIVLGCARSGTEVTHPGYSHLQHDVCKESEVDALFKEVRARGGLDVLINNAGVAGMNAVALTTADAARRIIDVNVLGTFLCSRAAIRLLRASPAGRIVNVTSVAVPLRLEGEAMYAAAKSAVETFTRIIAREVAPLGITCNAVGPSPVRTRLTESVPKEKIEELLGRQAIPRWGEPADVINVVDFFLRPESALVTGQVVYLGGVG
- a CDS encoding fatty acid--CoA ligase family protein; translation: MTCVDFLLARMAEHADALAVAAGDTTCTYREILEETATWRERVEKAGVPRGAVVSVEGDYGVGPIAAFLALAERGAVIVPLSPDSAQHLDEFLQLGQVEFRLRAADSAEAQPTGRRAGHACYDTLCQRRVPGLVLFTSGSTGRHKAAVHDLARLLRKFETRRHRRRTLVFLQLDHIGGVNTLLYTLSNGGAVVAPPDRSPASVAACIERYAVELLPTSPTFLNLLLLSGEHERRDLSSLTLITYGTEAMPESTLRKVATAFPRAKLQQTYGLTEVGILRSQSRGSDSLWVRVGGEGYETKVVDGRLWVRAESAMLGYLNAPSPFDADGFLDTGDRVEVDGEWLRILGRESEIINVGGNKVYPAEVEDALLDLPGVRDAVVHAEPNPITGQIVAATVVLDDRSEPVSAFKLRMRQGLKPRLPAWKIPAKVILADGPLHSSRFKRMRGAASREQERTR
- a CDS encoding TolC family protein; this encodes MSHILLLLRRTGWGVAWFAVAWLSATAAPAQTPKVVNLDEVVKATLDRSPDVLVAREDIAGRTGRLRETKGAFDSTLHLGATYQHTDTYISGTWWNEEYKRRTQFEQAHAALTLIRQQLADAIARGSAVKPVCPPGSTFVPLDATVPGQLPRPVCTPVTSDPFAADLSTLDPANFDITRFYMPASPTRDPMSALEFTRKYAQINGLPINTFVEDSKQRGYDELLKSYSLVSEYELRTQMGLDRLGPFPSFEVRNTVRLNGDFTKPLRSGGYVQVSAYVDGVENSFRGKPLDPKFGGKELQNRFRGHVEGVWSQPLLRGRGATSVIAPERSAAANLQAGRFSYLHTVSKSVLDSTIAYLDLLAAEQSLALLQDSLTAQRRMLDANTRLAAAGEVARSDVNRMQARVADVEVSVAQARQDLISKQTAVAVKAGMRAEDIAAQIKAGEKYPDEPLPVDVDAVVRAGIVSRNDIRAADASRRSARVLLDAAVFDAKPRLDMQVRAGITNVYYSPYFRVLIDEFNRCTSDWSVTRGVSCYEPRDTPVNYFNVVGVGRAYGTHWSPTAAIQFKFELPFGNNTLMGRVEKSRAAVHRADIQVMDLGRVATENIAQNAASLQKARDEWVRRREAVERYTTSWTDTDKRRAAGDMTLIDTLLTEQDLTNARLSLVQAQHDYAAALARLRYETGTLVVVRNDRPEPDLSGLVIK
- a CDS encoding HlyD family efflux transporter periplasmic adaptor subunit, coding for MFRKAAIDKVSSPEQLDLLMQVTSPIGWLALLTVGVVLIIAGFWSVLGSIPELVDGNGTLFRGERLIEVKAPASGRLLQFNVNSGMKLQAGQVIAKVKRDQDSIEQKSADQLTIAKNEAMVESKRGEIGNLHQQRNMQASLVAQGLKAANSLLDWDRRIIQAEGELNSIEKETRVLQARMSSTTDITTPEGGRVVEVIKTTGDSIREGEPMLRLEPDTTGSRRQFCGGNTHVILFVPAQLAGKVRPGQDAHVSPLDVKKEEYGYIVGKVEWISSYAASPEDMREKLKNDQLVKSFSGSGPVFEARVCLEADPKNKANGFRWSSSGPDKPIDTGGACTASLVVDSKQPYTYIIPMVRRTVGL